From the Hydrogenispora ethanolica genome, the window CTTCTACGCCATGAAAACCGATTCAAAGGCGTTTTATTTTTATTCGAGAAAAACGGTATATTTTCGTCCCAATTATCATCTAACTGGTATTGATGTAACTGTTCAATTAACGGAACTAACTTTTCATTAAAGGGCAAAGTTCTTGATATTCTAGTTTTCGCAATATTAGCTGGTATAGTTAATTCATTTTTTTCTAAGTCAAAACATGAATAAGGCAGCAATTCCATTTCTGAAGGTCGAATTCCAGTATCGTAACTTAGAGCAATACAAATATAGTCTCTTAAACCTTCATAAGTTGAACAATTACAAGCCTTGAGTATCATTGTAATAACATCCGATGAGGTATGTCTCGGCGTTCTATCTTCTCTTGCTTTTTTAATCGATTTCGTTGGGCTTTTTTCTATGATTTCTTCAGAAACAAGCCAATTGAAAAACGTATTTAGATTTTTTCTTCTAGTATTGAAGGTTACCGGACTAATGTTGTCGTTATCCGCAAAATATTCAATCACGAGTTTCCTTAAGAACCGAAAATCATGAAAATCAACACTCTTACCCTTGAAGAGGTTAGTAACATGATATTGAGCATCGCTGATAGTTCTCGGGGCTAACTTTAAGGATTTTTTGTGTTTTAAATAAAGATTTAAATATTCCTCCCATTGTTCCATATAAAACAATTCCTTCCTTCCTCATTATCCTCCAAAAATTGATAGCAATAGAGGAGAGCTATCAAAGCCTCTCCTCTTTGGATAGATATTTAATTTTAACTCGCGTTTAAATCACAAAATACTTTGGTTTACCAGTTTCAATTGCTGGTATTCCATATTTTAATTCGTTAATTCTATCCAAAACTAACTGTGTATTATCGTCATTTTCAGCATCAATGCAAAGCTGCATTGCACTTTTAAGAAACTTGATATCCGTAATTTTTTCTAATTCCTTCTTCAACTTTTTTGGGTGAAGTTTAGCAAACTGCTTAATTCTTGCTTCTTGTTGAATGTTTAACGCATTCATTTCATCTTGAGTCAATACTTCTAACCTTTCATCATTTTCTACCAAATCTTTAAATTTATCTTCAATAGATGTATAAGTTTCGCCTGGATAGATTATCTTTCCATATTTCGGCGATTCAATAATTCCCGGTTTTAATCGTACATAGATCATATTTTTTTATCTCCTTTTAATTTCTTTAATTTATTAATCTCTATACAATACATAGGCCAATGGCAATAGTCTTTTGCGCCTGCTTCGTAAAATGTTGCTATATTAGGAACTTCATCATATTCGGTATAACCAGCAAAATAAACTTGATTTGTGTTTGGATTATATAAGAGGAACCAGTACTGTTCGATTCCTTTTTCTTTATCCTCTTTGTAATCTTTATAATTTAAATTGAGTTTCCAATTTTCATTTGGAATCCCGGATTTAAAGATTTGTAGCTTTACATTACATTTTTTGCCCTGAATAACCATATCTCCATCATCACCGGTAGTATCATCCTGTAAATCATTATTGAGATAGTAGAAGTCAATAGCTTTTTCTTTTAAGTATTCACACAACCACAATTCGCCAATGTTACCGTAATAATAGGTTGTGTTTGCTTTATTTAAAACTGTACTTTTTTGTGTATTGAAGCCGCTATAAATCTTCTTTAGTTCATTTGCCTTTTTTCTTGTTAATAAACAAATTTCTTCGCTAACTATATATGAATCCAAGTGAGATCAAACACCTTTCGCAATATTGCGAACAGGTGCAACCTTTAAGGTTGATCCAATTTAAAAGTTACTCATCTCATTCCCACCAACGTCCGTCTATCTTTCCTTTATTATCCCTAATTATTAAAAATAAGACGGAAGATGTCAATCTCCGCTGTATTCATAATTATCAATACTGTTTGTTGAAAATTTTTCAAACTGATCAAAAAATTGACTACACTTACATAAATTAATCAATTTTTTATCATATAAACTATAATAATCTTCATCATCTTCAAATTTGTACACTTAAGTCACTTCCTTTCTGGCATTGTCTTAAAATTTGGCGAATCGTTACGGATCGCTCGCGAGTAGGTATTGAATTTAGCCAAGTGAGCAGTTTGTGATCCCCGATTGGGTCAATAGAAAATGTTATGTTCTGGAATTGTCTTGACATTTTTCCACCTCCTTTCATTACTGAGTAATGATAAAAAAACCAAAAATAAATAGCGATCTCGTTTTGATACAATCTCCTGAGATCGCTATTCGGTTTGTGTAAAAAAAATGAGGAATCTCAAATGATTCCCATTAGGTAATAAGAAATTGGACTTTGGAGGATGTGGTTAACAGAAATCAAAGCAATGCTATTGGATGTAGCTAGTCCCATCCAAATATTATTAGGGAAAAATTGATTATTTATCTTTTCATCTTTAATACCATTTTCAAAGGAAAAATTTGACGATAATCATAAAATTTTTTTAGATTAATATTTGGGAACTTAAAAAACGTTTATGGCTGTTATAGGTTCTGAGAGATGGGTGCTTTGATTTAAAAGTACCCCCGGTATAGTTGAGGTCAGAATGAGAGAGTGGAAGACCTTGAGCTGTTTGGGAGAAGAAAGGTATCTATGATTAAACATACCCCCATACTAAAGAACCGGCTAAATAAAGTTTTTACAAGGTTTTAATGAATAGTCATCTACAAAATTATAGGAAGAAATCCTTCATAGATTCATCCATCATGTCTTGATCAATACCAATATATCGAAGTGTTACCGATGGAGCAGAATGGTTAAACAATTTTTGCAGTAAGGCAACGTCATTATGCTTTTGGTAATGCCAATAACCAAAGGTTTTTCGAAGTGTGTGTGTACCTATTTCACTTAATCCTAAAGATGCTGCTGCATCATTGAGAATCCGGTATGCTTGAACTCTTGAAATAGGTTTATTTTCACCCTTTTGACTTATAAAAAGATATGCATTTTCATCCGCATCATTTATATAATTGTCAATTTCAGCTTTTAATCTTGGATTTATTAAAGCACGTTTTTCTTTATTAGTTTTTTGCTCTCGAATGCAAATATGGGTTTTGTTTCTGACATCTTGGACAGTAAGATTAAGAATATCGCTGATTCGAAAGCCAGTATTAATTCCAAGCACAAAAAGTAAATAATCACGCATTGAATTTCCGCGTAAGATACTTTTTAATTCTTCAATTTTGCTCATGTCTTTAATAGGTTGTACAATTTCCATTAAGATCACTCCTTTAATATCTAAATTATACCACAATAAATGTACGATATCAATACATTGAGATACATTATGTGAGCGGTAATTATCATTCAAATGAATAAAATTAGATTTACCAGGTAGTCTTTTAAAAAATAAATGTAACTAAATATCTATT encodes:
- a CDS encoding tyrosine-type recombinase/integrase — encoded protein: MEQWEEYLNLYLKHKKSLKLAPRTISDAQYHVTNLFKGKSVDFHDFRFLRKLVIEYFADNDNISPVTFNTRRKNLNTFFNWLVSEEIIEKSPTKSIKKAREDRTPRHTSSDVITMILKACNCSTYEGLRDYICIALSYDTGIRPSEMELLPYSCFDLEKNELTIPANIAKTRISRTLPFNEKLVPLIEQLHQYQLDDNWDENIPFFSNKNKTPLNRFSWRRRLMIYSNLIGVKITPYMIRHSAAIAMIRNNANAFHVQSMLGHTNLNTTKIYISLATSDLKEVHALTSPLDKVI
- a CDS encoding site-specific integrase, coding for MEIVQPIKDMSKIEELKSILRGNSMRDYLLFVLGINTGFRISDILNLTVQDVRNKTHICIREQKTNKEKRALINPRLKAEIDNYINDADENAYLFISQKGENKPISRVQAYRILNDAAASLGLSEIGTHTLRKTFGYWHYQKHNDVALLQKLFNHSAPSVTLRYIGIDQDMMDESMKDFFL